From Luteolibacter yonseiensis, the proteins below share one genomic window:
- a CDS encoding glycoside hydrolase family 2 TIM barrel-domain containing protein codes for MKPFLLSIALTLPTSAQVPDWENPAVFRINKEAPRATSMPFPTKEAAAKGRMESPWCLLLNGNWKFHHIGNPAGKPAGFESPSFDDSTWKEIPVPSNWQMQGYGVPLYTNITYPFAKNPPTVMGEPPRHFTNFPADNRNQVGSYRHRFSLPGGFENRRTHIVFGAVDSAFYLWINGKKVGYSEDSRTPAEFNITDYLQPGENLLAAEVYQYSDASYLEDQDMFRMSGIFRDVYLWSRDSLDINDFWINTGLADDYKTGTITFNASISNSGNTDAPVVATLTLTSPDGKVISAPVSGTARAGGSPTEFHAEIPNIPDVKAWSAEVPDLYRYEITLADQSGKEIATYAGKTGFRRDEIKNGQFLHNGQPVLIKGVNRHDHNPRTGHYVTTADIRADLLQMKRGNINAIRTSHYPNDPALLELCDELGFYVVAEANIESHGMGYKEESLAKNPAWFEAHLDRVKNLVERDKNHPSVIMWSMGNEAGDGENFVKCSEWIHQRDPSRPVHYEQGGYQPHVDLWSPMYATIAECEKYCREEERKPLDRQRPLIQCEYNHGMGNSSGNLSDYWNLIRKERLYQGGFIWDWKDQSFLQIKHKSSDLEDRSGNGNAFRLFGSLATDEGLYSGGAVVEKSAGFDLAGSLTLVAEARLNLTGQNQGGQPLITKGDTSYSLKITDDGKNLEFFIHSEGIWHNVKAALPEDAASQFHTYAGVYDGKNLLIFIDGMEAATKPCSAVVSKNPFEVAVGIDTEETARRLKGAVRKAAVYDRALTAAELAGNAEKPLVLLDFAKDAEKPKTLRCFAYGGDFNERPTDGSFSCNGLVMSNGAPSPQFEEVKKVHQEIHTSPVDVSTPNVRIRIHNEYFFRDTGHVTGSWKLMEDGMAVAEGRLDFAPVSPQQSVELEIPTGHTAKPDAEYYFRVRYDLKAANAWHPAGMPIAWDEIPLPWGRRTPASPAPSQTAAEFSEDENGITLKAKDVTAVVDKADGCLHSLKAKNEEWLLFPLRLNFWRPTTNNDEGAKLDHKLKVWQHAGNRARAKSVTAVRDGNDVLVTAELGIPAADSGATIRYRFTGNGQIGIETEFRPGKGLPTIPRIGFQCGVSNRASMWKWYGNGPHENYVDRKSGSWTTVHEGFIPTLFHRYADPQESGNRTDIRWATISSPVGGSSLRVDATGGHLLEMSCYPSTARDIQLAMHPGEFSDSGSQTLNFDHRQSGLGGTNSWGALALPRYQIPSDKIYHWSYLLTLEETPIAPQIRLPRGLPALPGGPRLPPPPREEK; via the coding sequence ATGAAACCCTTCCTGCTTTCTATCGCCCTGACCCTGCCCACCTCGGCCCAGGTTCCGGATTGGGAGAATCCCGCGGTTTTCCGGATCAACAAGGAGGCGCCCCGCGCGACCTCCATGCCGTTCCCGACCAAGGAAGCGGCTGCCAAGGGACGCATGGAGTCGCCATGGTGCCTCTTACTGAACGGAAACTGGAAATTTCACCACATCGGCAATCCCGCCGGAAAACCCGCCGGATTCGAAAGCCCATCCTTCGACGACTCCACATGGAAGGAAATTCCGGTCCCATCCAACTGGCAGATGCAGGGCTACGGCGTTCCGCTCTATACGAACATCACCTACCCTTTCGCGAAAAACCCGCCGACGGTGATGGGAGAACCACCACGACATTTCACAAATTTCCCGGCAGACAACCGGAATCAGGTCGGCTCTTACCGTCATCGGTTCAGCCTGCCGGGAGGTTTCGAAAACCGCCGGACCCACATTGTTTTCGGTGCGGTGGACTCGGCGTTCTATCTTTGGATCAATGGTAAAAAGGTCGGTTACTCCGAAGACTCCAGAACGCCGGCCGAGTTCAATATCACCGATTACCTGCAACCGGGGGAAAACCTGCTCGCGGCGGAAGTCTATCAGTATTCGGACGCTTCCTATCTCGAAGACCAGGACATGTTCCGCATGTCCGGCATTTTCCGTGATGTCTACCTCTGGTCGAGAGACTCTCTTGACATCAATGACTTCTGGATAAATACAGGGCTTGCGGACGACTACAAGACAGGGACAATCACCTTCAATGCGAGCATCTCGAACAGTGGAAATACGGATGCTCCGGTGGTTGCCACGCTGACCCTGACGTCACCCGATGGCAAGGTCATCAGCGCGCCTGTCTCCGGAACCGCGCGTGCCGGAGGAAGTCCCACGGAGTTCCATGCGGAAATTCCCAACATCCCGGACGTCAAGGCATGGTCCGCCGAGGTTCCCGACCTCTACCGCTACGAGATCACGCTCGCCGATCAATCCGGCAAGGAAATCGCCACATACGCGGGCAAGACAGGATTCCGCCGTGACGAAATCAAAAACGGACAGTTTCTCCACAACGGCCAACCTGTCCTGATCAAGGGCGTGAATCGTCACGACCACAACCCGCGCACCGGCCATTACGTGACCACCGCCGACATCCGCGCGGACCTCCTCCAAATGAAGCGCGGAAACATCAACGCAATCCGGACCTCCCATTATCCGAATGATCCCGCGTTGCTGGAACTCTGTGACGAGCTTGGCTTCTACGTTGTCGCGGAGGCGAACATCGAATCCCATGGCATGGGTTACAAGGAGGAATCGCTGGCGAAGAACCCGGCGTGGTTCGAAGCCCATCTGGACCGTGTCAAAAACCTGGTCGAGCGCGACAAGAACCACCCGTCGGTCATCATGTGGTCAATGGGGAACGAAGCGGGAGATGGAGAGAATTTCGTCAAATGTTCTGAGTGGATCCACCAGCGTGATCCGTCCCGCCCCGTTCACTACGAACAAGGCGGGTACCAGCCGCATGTGGACCTGTGGAGTCCTATGTATGCCACCATCGCGGAATGCGAGAAATACTGCCGCGAGGAGGAACGGAAGCCTTTGGACCGGCAACGTCCGTTGATCCAGTGCGAATACAACCATGGCATGGGGAATTCCTCGGGAAATCTCAGCGACTACTGGAACCTCATCCGCAAGGAACGTCTTTATCAAGGTGGTTTTATCTGGGACTGGAAAGACCAGTCCTTCCTCCAGATCAAGCACAAGAGCTCCGATCTCGAGGATCGTTCGGGAAATGGCAACGCCTTCCGGCTATTCGGCTCTCTCGCAACAGATGAAGGACTCTACAGCGGCGGCGCAGTCGTGGAGAAATCCGCAGGATTCGACCTGGCTGGCAGCCTGACGCTCGTCGCCGAGGCCCGCCTCAATCTCACAGGGCAGAACCAGGGCGGACAACCGTTGATCACCAAAGGAGACACCTCCTACTCGCTCAAGATCACCGATGATGGAAAAAATCTCGAATTTTTCATTCACTCCGAAGGAATCTGGCACAACGTGAAGGCCGCGCTGCCCGAAGACGCGGCATCGCAGTTCCATACTTACGCCGGGGTGTATGATGGAAAAAACCTGCTCATCTTCATCGACGGCATGGAAGCCGCGACCAAACCCTGCTCCGCTGTCGTATCCAAGAATCCATTCGAAGTCGCCGTGGGCATCGACACCGAAGAAACCGCGCGACGTCTCAAGGGCGCGGTGCGGAAAGCGGCGGTGTATGACCGGGCCCTGACCGCCGCCGAACTCGCCGGGAACGCGGAAAAACCACTGGTCCTGCTCGACTTCGCCAAAGATGCCGAGAAGCCGAAGACTCTGCGCTGTTTCGCCTACGGTGGGGATTTCAACGAGCGTCCGACCGACGGCTCCTTTTCATGCAACGGACTGGTGATGTCGAACGGCGCGCCTTCACCACAGTTTGAGGAGGTGAAAAAAGTGCATCAGGAAATCCACACCTCTCCGGTGGATGTCTCGACTCCGAATGTCAGAATCCGGATACACAACGAGTATTTCTTCCGGGATACCGGCCATGTCACCGGCTCTTGGAAACTGATGGAGGACGGCATGGCAGTCGCGGAGGGGAGGCTCGACTTCGCTCCCGTCTCCCCACAGCAATCAGTGGAACTGGAAATCCCGACAGGGCACACGGCGAAACCCGATGCCGAGTATTATTTCCGTGTCCGTTACGACCTGAAGGCCGCGAATGCCTGGCATCCCGCGGGCATGCCGATCGCGTGGGACGAGATTCCCCTGCCATGGGGAAGGCGCACTCCGGCCTCGCCGGCACCTTCGCAAACCGCCGCCGAATTCTCCGAAGATGAAAATGGGATCACGCTGAAAGCGAAAGACGTCACGGCGGTCGTCGACAAGGCCGACGGATGCCTCCATTCGCTCAAAGCCAAGAATGAGGAGTGGCTGCTCTTCCCGCTGCGCCTGAATTTCTGGAGACCGACCACCAACAACGACGAGGGCGCGAAACTCGATCACAAGCTGAAGGTCTGGCAACATGCGGGCAACCGGGCCAGGGCGAAAAGCGTGACCGCCGTGCGGGACGGCAACGATGTCCTCGTCACTGCGGAACTAGGCATCCCGGCTGCGGACAGCGGCGCGACGATCCGCTACCGCTTCACCGGCAACGGACAGATCGGAATCGAGACGGAATTCCGTCCTGGAAAAGGATTGCCAACCATTCCTCGTATCGGCTTCCAATGCGGTGTTTCCAACAGAGCCTCTATGTGGAAATGGTACGGAAACGGCCCACATGAGAACTATGTGGACAGGAAAAGCGGATCTTGGACGACCGTGCACGAAGGGTTCATTCCCACATTGTTCCACCGCTATGCGGATCCCCAGGAATCCGGAAACCGGACCGACATCCGCTGGGCCACCATTTCCAGTCCTGTCGGCGGAAGCAGCCTGCGGGTGGACGCGACGGGCGGACATCTGCTGGAAATGAGCTGCTATCCCTCCACAGCCCGCGACATCCAGCTCGCGATGCATCCCGGAGAGTTTTCAGACTCCGGATCCCAGACGCTGAACTTCGACCATCGGCAGTCCGGTCTGGGCGGAACGAATTCGTGGGGAGCCCTTGCCCTACCACGGTATCAGATTCCCTCCGACAAGATCTACCACTGGTCGTATCTCCTGACGCTGGAGGAAACCCCGATAGCACCGCAGATCCGATTGCCCCGCGGATTGCCCGCCCTGCCGGGTGGACCTCGGCTTCCGCCGCCTCCGAGGGAGGAAAAGTGA
- a CDS encoding glutaminyl-peptide cyclotransferase: protein MTRLLVSLAASLALVSCHKPAPDALSYRIVSTREHDGGAYTQGLQLVNGRLFESTGQYGESTVRELEPSTGKVLRKRPLAKNVFGEGLTVMGNEMWVLTWKEKTVYVLEPDTFKPIRTHTYEGEGWGLANDGKQLIMSNGSETLKFLNPKDFTVTRSLEVKDGTQPVRMLNELEFIDGQIFANIYLTEKIARISPETGQVTGWLDLKGLRNQLANPGRAEVLNGIAHDPATGHLLVTGKYWPQMFEIKIGKK, encoded by the coding sequence ATGACACGCCTGCTCGTCTCACTCGCCGCCAGCCTGGCGCTGGTTTCCTGTCACAAGCCCGCACCGGATGCCCTGTCCTACCGGATCGTCTCCACCCGCGAGCACGACGGAGGAGCCTACACCCAGGGTCTCCAACTGGTGAACGGCCGCCTTTTCGAAAGCACCGGCCAATACGGTGAGTCCACCGTGCGCGAGCTCGAACCCTCCACCGGCAAGGTCCTCCGCAAGCGTCCGCTCGCGAAAAACGTCTTCGGCGAGGGGCTCACCGTCATGGGCAACGAGATGTGGGTGCTGACTTGGAAAGAGAAAACCGTTTATGTGCTGGAGCCGGACACCTTCAAGCCGATCCGCACCCATACCTACGAAGGCGAGGGCTGGGGACTGGCCAACGATGGCAAACAGCTCATCATGAGCAACGGCAGCGAAACGCTGAAATTCCTCAACCCCAAGGACTTCACCGTCACCAGGTCACTGGAAGTCAAGGACGGCACGCAACCGGTCCGCATGCTCAACGAACTGGAATTCATCGATGGCCAGATTTTCGCCAATATCTACCTGACGGAAAAAATCGCCCGCATTTCCCCGGAAACCGGCCAGGTCACCGGCTGGCTCGACCTCAAGGGCCTCCGCAACCAGCTCGCGAATCCCGGTCGCGCCGAGGTTCTCAACGGCATCGCCCACGACCCGGCCACCGGCCACCTGCTCGTCACCGGCAAATACTGGCCCCAGATGTTCGAGATCAAGATCGGGAAGAAATAA
- the ruvB gene encoding Holliday junction branch migration DNA helicase RuvB, whose translation MSENFYQQTTAAPATSFDVSLRPPAFSEFIGQEKVKERILLMLEAAKQRGDVLDHVLLSGPPGLGKTTLANLIARAAGTQLHTTSGPQIEKAGDLAGILTNIQKGDILFIDEIHRLHPAIEEYLYPAMEDFRLDIIIDSGPSARSIQINLPKFTLVGATTRSGMLTAPLRSRFGLANRLDYYTHEELADIIERSAGLLDVPTERAGALEIASRSRGTPRVANALLRWVRDFAQVRGKGHIDGKIADAALAMIEIDSQGLDEMDKRLLEVLIYKFNGGPVGLNSLAVAVGEDAATIEEVHEPFLIMQGYLMRTPRGRTAMPAAYAKIGAPAPPSRPDELGLF comes from the coding sequence ATGTCCGAAAACTTCTACCAACAAACCACCGCCGCACCCGCGACCTCGTTCGATGTCTCGCTGCGGCCGCCGGCGTTTTCGGAATTCATCGGCCAGGAGAAAGTCAAGGAGCGCATCCTGCTCATGCTGGAGGCGGCGAAGCAGCGTGGAGACGTGCTCGACCACGTGCTTCTTTCCGGCCCGCCCGGCCTTGGCAAGACCACCCTCGCGAACCTCATCGCCCGCGCCGCCGGGACCCAGCTTCACACGACATCCGGGCCGCAGATCGAAAAAGCGGGCGACCTCGCGGGCATCCTTACAAACATCCAGAAAGGCGACATCCTTTTCATCGATGAAATCCACCGGCTGCACCCGGCCATCGAGGAATATCTTTACCCCGCGATGGAAGATTTCCGATTGGACATCATCATCGACTCCGGTCCGTCGGCACGGTCGATCCAGATCAATCTGCCCAAATTCACCCTCGTCGGCGCGACGACCCGCTCGGGCATGCTCACCGCTCCTTTGCGTTCGCGCTTCGGCCTGGCGAACCGGCTGGACTACTACACACACGAGGAACTCGCGGACATCATCGAGCGTTCCGCAGGTCTGCTGGACGTACCCACCGAGCGGGCCGGCGCGCTCGAAATCGCCTCCCGTTCGCGCGGCACGCCGCGTGTGGCGAACGCGCTGCTGCGCTGGGTGCGCGACTTCGCCCAGGTCCGGGGGAAAGGGCACATCGATGGAAAAATCGCCGATGCCGCGCTGGCGATGATCGAGATCGACTCCCAAGGGCTTGATGAAATGGACAAGCGCCTGCTCGAGGTGCTCATCTACAAGTTCAACGGCGGTCCCGTCGGCCTGAACTCGCTGGCCGTCGCGGTGGGTGAGGATGCCGCCACCATCGAGGAAGTGCACGAGCCGTTCCTCATCATGCAGGGATACCTGATGCGGACGCCGCGCGGTCGGACGGCGATGCCCGCGGCGTATGCCAAAATCGGCGCGCCGGCGCCGCCATCGAGGCCGGACGAACTCGGTCTGTTCTGA
- the rsmA gene encoding 16S rRNA (adenine(1518)-N(6)/adenine(1519)-N(6))-dimethyltransferase RsmA produces MTGREIRELLDHAGVLPSKQLGQNFLIDPNMARWIVSQLEISPDDAVVEVGPGAGSLTTHLVGQVRKLILIEFDARLAAALKEKHKDDPGVEVHHEDAVKFDGRKLFKHRPLKFLGNLPYSCGGAIMKNLLSRPHPFDRAVIMLQKEVIDRLAAQPGTKDYGILSLRTQANWEVRSLRTVPPEAFYPQPKIDSSVAVLTPRTSGLPVFDYRLYDELIRRGFAQRRKQLKKQLPDGPDWETVTRELGVNTTVRGEELTLVQWVDLTRAFDPHPLKDIAQKAGEIFDVVDENDNVTGTATRGEVHAQKLVHRAVHVFAFNKRGDLLLQKRSSLKDLCPGLWDSSVSGHLDSGEDYLAASVRELEEEMGIVSETTPEEIARITPREETGWEHVRLYRVRYDGALRYPSAEVEAAIWFPLEEVGAWIAARPADFAPGFLQCWEKFKSLPS; encoded by the coding sequence ATGACGGGTCGAGAAATACGGGAACTGCTGGATCACGCGGGGGTGCTGCCGAGCAAGCAGCTTGGGCAGAACTTCCTCATCGACCCGAATATGGCGCGCTGGATCGTCTCCCAGCTCGAAATTTCCCCGGATGACGCGGTGGTGGAGGTCGGCCCGGGAGCGGGTTCGCTGACCACGCACCTCGTGGGTCAGGTGCGGAAGTTGATCCTGATCGAGTTCGACGCGCGCCTGGCCGCCGCGTTGAAGGAAAAGCACAAGGACGATCCCGGCGTGGAGGTCCATCATGAGGACGCGGTGAAGTTCGACGGCAGGAAACTCTTCAAACACCGCCCGCTGAAATTCCTCGGCAATCTCCCGTATTCCTGCGGCGGGGCGATCATGAAAAACCTTCTCAGCCGTCCGCATCCGTTCGACCGGGCGGTCATCATGCTGCAAAAGGAAGTCATCGACCGTCTCGCGGCGCAGCCGGGTACCAAGGACTACGGCATTCTTTCCCTGCGGACACAGGCGAACTGGGAGGTGAGATCCCTCCGCACCGTGCCTCCCGAAGCGTTTTACCCGCAGCCGAAGATCGACTCCAGCGTCGCGGTGCTGACACCCCGGACGAGCGGGCTGCCGGTTTTCGACTACCGCTTGTATGACGAGCTCATCCGCCGTGGCTTCGCCCAGCGCCGCAAGCAGTTGAAAAAGCAACTGCCCGACGGGCCCGATTGGGAGACCGTCACCCGGGAACTGGGCGTGAACACCACCGTGCGCGGCGAGGAACTCACGCTGGTCCAGTGGGTGGATCTCACGCGGGCCTTCGATCCACACCCGCTCAAGGACATCGCCCAGAAAGCCGGGGAGATCTTCGATGTGGTGGATGAAAATGACAACGTCACCGGCACCGCCACCCGTGGCGAGGTGCACGCACAGAAGCTGGTCCACCGCGCGGTGCACGTCTTCGCCTTCAACAAACGCGGGGATCTGTTGCTCCAGAAACGTTCGTCGCTCAAAGATCTCTGCCCCGGCCTCTGGGATTCCAGTGTCTCCGGCCATCTTGATTCCGGTGAAGATTACCTCGCCGCATCCGTGAGGGAGCTGGAGGAGGAAATGGGCATCGTGTCAGAAACCACGCCGGAGGAGATCGCCCGCATCACCCCTCGCGAGGAAACCGGCTGGGAACACGTGCGCCTCTACCGGGTCCGCTACGATGGAGCGCTGCGCTACCCCTCGGCGGAGGTCGAAGCGGCCATCTGGTTCCCGTTGGAAGAGGTCGGCGCGTGGATCGCCGCGAGACCTGCCGACTTCGCACCCGGTTTTCTCCAGTGTTGGGAAAAATTCAAATCACTACCGTCATGA
- a CDS encoding PEP-CTERM sorting domain-containing protein — translation MKISRLWIPAIFVLSAMSAQAVVNLSGNINNTAPGIIPGFGLFGNVGVVNTSGSGIYLGGGWVLTANHVAGSLPATATFGGVAYPTQAGSWQRITNPTGMGLSTYTDMVVFRLAGSLALPTVDLASLSPALSDNAILVGNGRIQENTSTTWIHTPVAGINNDTWVETPPGSPNREGYETIGTHEVRWGVNDVASVSVQTVNIAGADVRYFTTSFDNPGYANEAQAVTGDSGGGAFIYSGSSWKLAGMMFSVATYENQPGGANSAIVGQQTAIADIASYRNQILAIVPEPSTALLGLLGLLGFCRRRR, via the coding sequence ATGAAAATATCCCGGCTGTGGATTCCCGCCATTTTCGTGCTTTCCGCAATGTCCGCACAAGCGGTGGTGAACCTTTCCGGGAATATCAACAACACGGCTCCCGGAATCATTCCCGGCTTCGGCCTCTTCGGCAATGTCGGCGTGGTGAACACCAGCGGTTCCGGGATCTACCTGGGCGGTGGATGGGTGCTGACGGCGAATCATGTGGCGGGATCGCTGCCCGCCACGGCGACGTTCGGCGGCGTCGCCTACCCGACCCAGGCGGGAAGCTGGCAGCGCATCACCAACCCGACCGGCATGGGATTGAGCACCTACACGGACATGGTGGTATTCCGGCTTGCGGGTTCATTGGCGTTGCCAACGGTGGATCTCGCATCCTTGAGCCCCGCCCTGTCGGACAACGCGATCCTGGTGGGGAACGGACGCATTCAGGAAAACACTTCCACCACCTGGATCCATACGCCGGTGGCTGGAATCAACAACGATACCTGGGTCGAAACCCCTCCCGGCAGTCCGAACCGCGAGGGCTATGAGACCATCGGAACCCACGAAGTCCGCTGGGGGGTGAATGACGTGGCCTCCGTATCGGTTCAGACGGTGAACATTGCCGGGGCGGATGTACGGTATTTCACCACGAGCTTCGACAACCCGGGGTATGCCAACGAGGCGCAGGCGGTGACGGGAGACTCGGGTGGCGGGGCATTCATCTACAGCGGCTCATCCTGGAAGCTCGCCGGCATGATGTTCTCCGTGGCGACCTATGAAAACCAACCCGGCGGGGCGAATTCCGCCATCGTAGGACAACAAACGGCGATCGCCGACATCGCATCCTACCGGAACCAGATTCTGGCGATTGTTCCGGAGCCGTCGACGGCCCTCCTCGGGTTGTTGGGCTTGCTCGGATTCTGCAGGCGCAGAAGGTGA
- a CDS encoding ABC transporter ATP-binding protein — MPLSEPKAKKPLSSHRWVLSYLMREKAVFLPSLAALFFTAVLSLAFPYFLKELIGNPTDAMIKGVDPAIILEKSNRIVLMLVGTLAVQSVIAFFRVQGFIRSGEAALNHLRRDIFAHLVKLPIGFYHEQRSGSLSNRVSADLGIVRDTLLNAVPQAVRHSVILVGGLVFIFISSWKLSFIMLASVPVVVLAIAFFGRKVRGFSRDAQDSLAEAGTVIEESTQSIADVKAFGNETFEARRYDRALDRFMDVTLRGARHRAAFLSFIIFALFGTVAFVTWFGARMYAHGEIGWTNFAAFILFSIFVGASLGSFPEIISQFQQTAGATDRLREILDTPTERATGRSDIRLEGGLSFEGVNFRYPSRPDVLVLDDIRFDVRPGQRVALVGPSGAGKSTVFSLILGFHAPEHGRVSFDDADSSDISLACLRGQLGIVPQEVLLFGGSILENIEYGRPGASREEITRAAEMANAHSFISALPSGYDTLVGPRGTKLSGGQRQRIAIARAILANPSILLLDEATSALDSESERQVNEALERLMVGRTSLVIAHRLSTVRHADKILVFSHGKIVESGSHEELLARDGTYKLLVETQLV, encoded by the coding sequence ATGCCGTTGTCCGAGCCGAAAGCGAAAAAGCCCCTCTCTTCCCACCGATGGGTTCTCAGCTATCTCATGCGGGAAAAGGCCGTGTTCCTGCCATCTCTCGCCGCGCTTTTCTTCACCGCGGTCCTCTCGCTCGCTTTCCCGTATTTCCTCAAGGAACTCATCGGAAATCCGACCGACGCGATGATCAAAGGGGTGGATCCCGCCATCATCCTGGAAAAATCCAACCGCATCGTGCTGATGCTCGTCGGTACGCTGGCGGTGCAGTCCGTGATCGCGTTTTTCCGCGTCCAGGGGTTCATCCGCTCCGGTGAGGCCGCGCTGAACCACCTGCGCCGTGACATTTTCGCCCATCTCGTCAAACTGCCGATCGGTTTCTACCACGAGCAGCGTTCCGGTTCGCTCAGCAACCGCGTTTCCGCCGATCTCGGCATCGTCCGGGACACCTTGCTCAACGCCGTGCCGCAGGCGGTGCGGCACAGCGTGATCCTCGTCGGAGGCCTGGTTTTCATCTTCATTTCCTCGTGGAAGCTCTCGTTCATCATGCTCGCCAGCGTGCCGGTCGTCGTGCTCGCCATCGCGTTCTTCGGCAGGAAGGTCCGTGGTTTTTCCAGGGATGCCCAGGACTCCCTCGCGGAAGCCGGCACCGTGATCGAGGAATCCACCCAATCCATCGCGGATGTGAAGGCCTTCGGAAATGAAACGTTCGAAGCCCGCCGCTATGACCGGGCGCTGGACCGTTTCATGGATGTCACGCTGCGCGGCGCCCGCCACCGTGCGGCCTTCCTATCCTTCATCATCTTCGCCCTTTTCGGCACCGTCGCATTCGTCACCTGGTTCGGGGCGCGCATGTATGCGCATGGCGAGATCGGTTGGACGAATTTCGCGGCCTTCATCCTGTTCTCTATTTTCGTCGGCGCGTCGCTCGGTTCGTTTCCCGAAATCATCTCCCAGTTCCAGCAAACCGCCGGTGCCACGGACCGTCTCCGCGAGATCCTCGACACTCCGACCGAGCGCGCCACCGGCCGGAGCGACATCCGGCTCGAGGGGGGGCTTTCTTTCGAGGGCGTCAACTTCCGCTACCCTTCCCGGCCCGATGTGCTGGTGCTCGACGACATCCGGTTCGATGTCCGGCCAGGGCAGCGCGTCGCTCTCGTCGGCCCTTCCGGTGCTGGGAAATCCACGGTCTTCTCCCTCATCCTCGGTTTCCACGCCCCGGAGCACGGCCGGGTGTCCTTTGACGATGCTGATTCCTCCGACATCAGTCTTGCCTGCCTGCGCGGGCAGCTCGGCATCGTCCCGCAGGAGGTCCTTCTTTTCGGCGGCAGCATTCTTGAGAACATCGAGTATGGCAGACCCGGAGCCTCGCGTGAGGAAATCACCCGGGCGGCCGAGATGGCGAACGCCCATTCGTTCATCAGCGCCCTGCCGTCCGGCTATGATACCCTGGTAGGCCCACGTGGAACGAAGCTTTCCGGCGGCCAGCGCCAGCGCATCGCGATCGCCCGTGCGATCCTGGCGAATCCGAGCATCCTTCTCCTCGACGAAGCCACCTCCGCGCTCGACTCCGAAAGCGAACGCCAGGTGAACGAAGCTCTCGAACGTCTGATGGTCGGTCGCACCAGCCTCGTCATCGCCCACCGCCTGTCCACCGTCCGCCATGCCGACAAGATCCTCGTCTTCAGCCACGGGAAAATCGTGGAAAGCGGCAGCCACGAGGAACTCCTCGCCCGTGACGGGACTTACAAGCTGCTCGTCGAGACGCAGCTTGTGTGA
- a CDS encoding DUF5362 family protein gives MSLDPYSSPVANSVPGSLSSGNAITQGIIEQLARTKPWVRFISVMVFIGAGLMVLLALVTMLIGIPANSNPMFGKGLGFGFGGIYLLFAGVYIYPGIKLWKYASRIGDLVRSGSVMDLEGALNEQRSFWKFLGIAMLVILSLYVLIIVAAIVITSFGVMAAKGM, from the coding sequence ATGTCACTGGACCCATATTCCTCTCCCGTAGCGAACAGCGTCCCGGGGAGCCTTTCTTCCGGTAACGCGATCACCCAGGGAATCATCGAGCAGCTCGCGAGGACGAAACCCTGGGTAAGGTTCATTTCGGTGATGGTGTTCATCGGCGCGGGACTGATGGTTTTGCTTGCCCTGGTCACGATGCTCATTGGCATCCCGGCAAATTCCAACCCGATGTTCGGCAAGGGGCTCGGATTCGGATTCGGCGGCATCTACCTCCTGTTCGCGGGTGTTTATATCTATCCCGGGATCAAGCTGTGGAAATATGCGAGCCGCATCGGGGATCTGGTGCGGTCTGGAAGTGTGATGGACCTGGAGGGCGCGCTCAACGAGCAACGGTCGTTCTGGAAGTTCCTGGGAATCGCGATGTTGGTGATCCTGAGCCTCTATGTGCTGATCATCGTCGCGGCGATCGTGATCACGTCTTTCGGAGTCATGGCGGCGAAAGGCATGTGA